A section of the Festucalex cinctus isolate MCC-2025b chromosome 9, RoL_Fcin_1.0, whole genome shotgun sequence genome encodes:
- the LOC144025514 gene encoding uncharacterized protein LOC144025514 isoform X1, which translates to MRFLSPREVQETYAMVVSKAVNLMEHADMEIHLQPDGDVERGSTEMSDPADDLSDEDRPPQTPKKKKKKVRDLHLLTSLDKHSNTADLLQPHRHLTPRLKRRSSYIKILHFYLPLSDEQIPQEQYARKAALDLRPR; encoded by the exons ATGCGCTTCCTGTCGCCGAGAGAAGTGCAGGAGACATATGCCATGGTGGTGTCCAAGGCTGTTAACCTGATG GAGCATGCAGACATGGAAATACACTTGCAGCCTGATGGTGACGTTGAGAGAGGAAGCACGGAAATGAGTGATCCTGCTGATGACTTAAGTGATGAGGACAGACCGCcacaaacaccaaaaaaaaaaaaaaaaaaagtgagagatCTGCACTTGCTGACCTCCTTGGACAAACATTCCAATACAGCAGATCTTCTCCAACCCCATCGTCACCTAACTCCAAGGCTGAAAAGGAGGTCCAGCTATATCAAGATTCTCCACTTCTATCTACCACTGTCAGATGAACA GATTCCACAGGAGCAATATGCCCGAAAGGCTGCGCTTGATCTGCGGCCTCGATGA
- the LOC144025514 gene encoding uncharacterized protein LOC144025514 isoform X2, protein MNRFHRSNMPERLRLICGLDEKEVGKLVLTQAKLSHLANTNPALMWELITNAVNQVHNRLGEQQLSVNDVTNAVEELKVRFARFFEICGEDDEEDEEDDTELNPV, encoded by the exons ATGAACA GATTCCACAGGAGCAATATGCCCGAAAGGCTGCGCTTGATCTGCGGCCTCGATGAGAAGGAAGTGGGAAAACTGGTGTTAACCCAGGCAAAATTATCTCACCTGGCAAACACAAATCCTGCACTTATGTGGGAGTTAATTACCAACGCAGTCAATCAGGTTCACAACCGTTTGGGTGAACAGCAGCTCTCTGTCAATGATGTCACAAATGCAGTTGAAGAACTTAAG GTTCGTTTCGCAAGATTCTTTGAGATCTGTGGcgaggacgacgaggaagatgaggaagacGATACAGAGTTGAACCCAGTATGA